From Chengkuizengella sediminis, one genomic window encodes:
- a CDS encoding sigma-70 family RNA polymerase sigma factor — MKITLNNIKNPILKRFFKEKKYKLRYEEYLRTEDPLYITQLEDSFKEYYYKVRILNYFNTYLHFKAIKHDIKYRKLQQRFQLILDRSIEGGNNTFLDNIEDEKSQINIDEMDISLYDFVKNERLSNAINKLTNQQKKVLYFYYMKEMKDIEIANELNVTRQSISKTRSTAIKKLRKDFDV, encoded by the coding sequence ATGAAAATAACATTAAATAATATCAAAAACCCAATTTTAAAGAGATTTTTCAAGGAAAAAAAATACAAGTTACGATATGAAGAGTACCTCAGAACTGAAGATCCATTATACATTACACAACTAGAAGATAGCTTCAAAGAATATTACTACAAAGTTCGGATTTTAAATTATTTCAATACGTATTTACATTTTAAAGCTATAAAACACGACATTAAGTACAGAAAACTTCAACAAAGATTCCAATTAATTTTAGATAGGAGTATTGAGGGTGGAAACAACACGTTCTTAGACAATATAGAAGATGAAAAATCTCAAATTAATATAGATGAAATGGATATATCACTCTATGATTTTGTAAAAAATGAACGACTAAGTAACGCAATAAATAAACTCACTAATCAACAAAAAAAAGTTCTTTATTTCTATTACATGAAAGAAATGAAAGACATCGAAATTGCAAATGAATTAAACGTAACTAGGCAATCTATTTCGAAGACAAGAAGTACTGCTATCAAGAAATTGAGAAAAGATTTTGATGTTTGA
- a CDS encoding S-layer homology domain-containing protein, whose translation MLKKRRTQKWTMWVLIFMMLFSNLSIAFGNESPISVQNEEIALEEESDLQVQITIAKLLLEAYPEGSEDGQASAGARAALQAAIETAEAVAEDEVIEVITESEKALQEAIDTFKEEVFVEVEEELLEEVDFEEESTEETNSLQTKIDEANQMLEAHPTGSEEGEAASEARTALQGAIAAAEEILDDIGTYASEEIVEAENTLQEAMDDFNEVVDIPEVGKVFIPLALSSSLDLLKSDYDVMTQISLGDNHTVALDSEGKVYTWGNNEFGQLGLGDGVGEEINRPQKVENLSGKTIIQVSAGASHTVALDSEGTVFTWGNNSTGQLGDNTTEQKNEPQEITIEVNDGVMITQVTTGRYHTVVLASDGTVYTWGENEYGQLGDDTIEQKNEPQEITVEVNDGAMIQEVSAGGLHTVALANDGTVYTWGNNESGQLGYQTTGDYQDIPQEVTSLVEKTVEKVSAGGLHTVALVSDGTVYTWGNNSTGQLGDNTTEQKNEPQEITVGVNEGAMIQEVSAGGLHTVALASDGTVYTWGWNFYGQLGDGTSEQKNEPQKIIVEVNEGAIITQVSAGSGYSTAALASDGKVYMWGLNSWGQLGLGDSAQTTEPSPKEVFSLDHTPPTLEVEMLKADGEAYEDGTATNQTITVNLNGTDEMSGISDISWLELGVQVSAGWLHTVAIASNGKVYTWGGNEFGQLGYETTEIYGLIPQEVSISEGKTIEQVSSGVFHTAVLSSDGTVYTWGYNEFGQLGDGATENNNSPQELTSLVGKTIEQVSAGGLHTVAIASNGKVYTWGSNEFGQLGYETTEEYELIPQEVSIPEGKTIEQVSVGIDYTVALASDGTVYTWGNNEFGQLGLGDAITENQTTPQEVMSLSGKTIEQVSAGGEHIAVIDSDGKVYTWGRNQLGQLGYETSGGIPQRTPKVVTSIEAETMNQVSAGANYTSALTSDGTLYTWGENNFSQLGDGKTDQSTLPQAVSDPGGKTVEQVSAGGFHTVVIASDGMVYSWGFNGLGQLGWGDPSNLFESSAGEVWSWNEYKEPLIFNKEGTYEIGFRAVDEAGNESKETRTIKIDKTAPIITGVLDGRAYTGTIIPNSEDEGIAMVTLLQNGIEVSFKLGDSIYTNATYKLIVEDHAGNISEITFSKIKRSENRGGSNDKDTGDQDTEDETIVEKTTDQKFEELKTLGIFSGYTDGLPHLEDHMTREQAAKIIALLFGLDLTDSFEDADFTDISKSRWSYKYIEAASKVGIINGVGNHKFDPTGKVTIEQFIKMLVEGYVFVNGLEINGNGKVDSKNVSGWAEKYVAAAIKWELIKERENYRLYATREFLVEVAYTMFQILHEE comes from the coding sequence ATGTTAAAGAAGAGAAGAACTCAAAAATGGACAATGTGGGTACTTATATTCATGATGCTCTTTAGTAATCTCAGTATTGCTTTTGGAAATGAAAGCCCGATTTCTGTTCAAAATGAAGAAATCGCATTGGAAGAGGAGAGCGACTTACAAGTACAGATAACCATAGCGAAATTATTATTAGAAGCTTATCCAGAAGGAAGTGAAGATGGGCAAGCATCAGCAGGAGCAAGAGCAGCATTACAAGCAGCGATTGAAACAGCAGAAGCGGTTGCAGAAGATGAAGTGATTGAAGTTATAACAGAGTCAGAAAAGGCCTTGCAGGAAGCAATAGATACATTTAAGGAAGAAGTGTTTGTCGAAGTCGAAGAAGAATTACTAGAAGAAGTAGACTTCGAGGAAGAATCTACAGAAGAAACGAACAGCTTACAAACAAAAATTGACGAAGCAAACCAAATGCTAGAAGCTCATCCAACAGGAAGTGAAGAAGGAGAAGCCGCATCAGAAGCAAGAACTGCATTACAAGGAGCAATCGCAGCAGCAGAAGAGATATTAGATGACATAGGAACCTATGCATCGGAAGAAATAGTAGAAGCAGAAAATACCCTACAAGAAGCAATGGATGACTTTAATGAAGTAGTAGATATTCCTGAAGTAGGGAAGGTATTTATTCCTTTAGCTTTATCAAGTTCGTTAGATCTACTAAAATCCGATTATGATGTCATGACACAAATTTCGCTCGGAGATAATCACACAGTAGCATTAGATAGTGAAGGAAAGGTGTATACATGGGGGAATAACGAATTTGGCCAACTGGGGCTAGGAGACGGTGTTGGGGAGGAAATAAATAGACCACAAAAAGTAGAGAATCTTTCAGGAAAAACAATTATACAAGTGTCAGCAGGAGCTTCACACACGGTGGCATTAGATAGTGAAGGAACGGTGTTTACATGGGGGAATAACAGCACTGGTCAGCTGGGAGATAATACAACTGAACAAAAAAATGAGCCGCAAGAAATCACGATAGAAGTCAATGATGGCGTAATGATCACACAAGTGACCACGGGACGATATCACACGGTAGTATTAGCGAGTGATGGAACGGTGTATACATGGGGGGAAAATGAATATGGTCAACTGGGAGATGATACAATTGAACAAAAGAATGAACCACAAGAGATTACGGTAGAAGTTAATGACGGAGCAATGATCCAGGAGGTGTCAGCAGGAGGTTTGCACACGGTCGCCTTAGCGAATGATGGAACGGTGTATACGTGGGGGAATAACGAATCTGGTCAGTTAGGATACCAAACTACGGGAGATTATCAAGATATACCTCAAGAAGTAACAAGTCTAGTGGAAAAAACTGTTGAAAAAGTGTCAGCAGGAGGTTTACATACTGTAGCCTTAGTGAGCGATGGAACGGTGTATACATGGGGGAATAATAGCACTGGCCAGCTGGGGGATAATACAACTGAACAAAAAAATGAGCCACAAGAAATTACGGTAGGAGTTAATGAAGGAGCAATGATCCAGGAGGTGTCAGCAGGAGGTTTACATACTGTAGCACTAGCGAGTGATGGAACGGTATATACGTGGGGGTGGAACTTTTATGGTCAGCTGGGAGACGGTACATCTGAACAAAAAAATGAGCCACAAAAGATCATTGTAGAAGTTAATGAAGGAGCAATTATTACACAGGTGTCAGCAGGAAGTGGCTATAGTACAGCAGCATTAGCGAGTGATGGAAAGGTGTATATGTGGGGATTGAATTCATGGGGTCAGTTGGGGCTGGGAGACAGTGCTCAGACAACAGAACCTTCTCCTAAAGAAGTCTTTTCACTGGACCATACACCACCTACCTTGGAAGTGGAAATGTTAAAAGCAGATGGGGAAGCTTATGAGGATGGGACAGCAACAAACCAGACGATTACCGTGAACTTGAATGGAACAGATGAAATGAGTGGTATTTCCGACATATCTTGGTTAGAGCTCGGGGTACAAGTGTCAGCAGGATGGTTGCATACGGTGGCAATAGCGAGTAACGGAAAGGTGTATACGTGGGGTGGCAACGAATTTGGTCAACTGGGATACGAAACAACGGAAATATATGGACTTATACCACAAGAAGTCTCTATTTCAGAAGGAAAAACCATAGAACAAGTGTCGTCAGGAGTATTTCACACAGCGGTCTTGTCAAGTGATGGGACGGTGTATACGTGGGGGTATAACGAATTTGGTCAGCTAGGAGATGGTGCAACTGAAAATAATAATTCACCGCAAGAATTAACCAGTCTAGTGGGAAAAACCATAGAACAAGTATCAGCAGGTGGTTTACACACAGTGGCAATTGCAAGTAACGGAAAAGTGTATACGTGGGGGAGTAACGAATTTGGTCAGCTGGGGTACGAAACAACTGAAGAATATGAACTTATACCACAAGAAGTCTCTATTCCAGAAGGAAAAACCATAGAACAAGTGTCAGTAGGAATTGATTATACGGTAGCACTAGCGAGTGATGGAACGGTGTACACGTGGGGGAATAACGAATTTGGTCAGTTAGGACTGGGAGACGCTATAACTGAAAATCAAACAACGCCGCAAGAAGTAATGAGTTTATCAGGAAAAACCATAGAACAAGTATCGGCAGGCGGTGAGCATATTGCAGTAATAGATAGTGATGGAAAGGTGTATACGTGGGGGAGAAACCAACTTGGTCAGCTGGGATATGAAACATCTGGAGGAATTCCACAACGAACACCAAAAGTTGTAACGAGCATAGAAGCAGAAACAATGAACCAAGTGTCAGCAGGAGCTAATTATACGTCGGCATTAACGAGTGATGGAACTTTGTATACGTGGGGGGAAAACAACTTTAGTCAGCTGGGAGACGGTAAGACTGATCAGAGTACATTGCCTCAAGCAGTGTCTGATCCAGGAGGGAAAACCGTAGAACAAGTATCGGCAGGAGGTTTTCATACGGTAGTAATAGCGAGTGACGGAATGGTGTACTCGTGGGGATTTAATGGTTTAGGTCAGCTTGGCTGGGGAGACCCTTCTAATTTATTTGAAAGTTCTGCTGGAGAAGTCTGGAGCTGGAATGAATATAAAGAACCTTTAATATTTAATAAGGAGGGCACATATGAAATTGGGTTTAGAGCAGTAGATGAGGCGGGGAATGAATCAAAAGAAACTCGCACGATAAAAATCGATAAAACCGCGCCAATCATTACGGGGGTATTAGATGGGAGAGCTTATACCGGAACCATTATACCAAATTCAGAAGATGAGGGAATCGCAATGGTCACTTTGTTGCAAAACGGTATAGAAGTAAGTTTTAAATTAGGGGATTCCATTTATACTAATGCTACTTATAAGTTAATAGTTGAGGATCATGCAGGTAACATCTCGGAGATAACATTCTCTAAGATAAAAAGGAGTGAGAACCGAGGGGGTTCAAATGATAAAGATACTGGGGATCAAGATACAGAAGATGAAACTATAGTAGAAAAAACAACAGATCAAAAATTTGAAGAATTAAAAACATTAGGCATTTTTAGTGGTTATACCGATGGGTTACCCCATTTAGAAGATCACATGACAAGAGAACAAGCAGCAAAAATTATCGCTTTATTGTTTGGGTTAGATTTAACAGACTCATTTGAAGATGCAGACTTTACAGATATATCAAAAAGTAGATGGTCTTATAAATATATCGAAGCAGCTTCTAAAGTCGGAATTATAAATGGAGTGGGTAATCATAAGTTCGACCCTACTGGAAAAGTAACGATAGAACAGTTTATTAAGATGCTAGTAGAAGGATATGTCTTTGTTAACGGATTAGAAATCAATGGAAACGGAAAGGTAGATTCTAAAAATGTAAGCGGCTGGGCTGAGAAATACGTAGCTGCCGCAATCAAATGGGAGCTTATAAAAGAGCGAGAAAATTATAGGCTATATGCAACACGTGAATTTTTAGTTGAAGTTGCATACACAATGTTTCAGATCCTTCATGAAGAGTAG